A genomic stretch from Sphingobacterium sp. ML3W includes:
- a CDS encoding metalloregulator ArsR/SmtB family transcription factor — translation MQKAPADRILMLLKMRGEVTAALIAAELGITKEGARKHLLNLANQDLIESYARSEGIGRPSTYYCLSPLGLAKFPDSHADITVQLLQSIKQVLGENALDLLITDRESKVYQKYMNAISDTRSIEKKLDIIATKRTEEGYMAEWKKEAESYLLIENHCPICAAATECQGFCRSELRNFQQLIGPSYSISRIEYIIENGSRCTYRITERK, via the coding sequence ATGCAGAAGGCTCCAGCAGATAGAATATTAATGTTATTAAAAATGCGAGGCGAGGTTACGGCTGCGCTTATTGCGGCAGAGTTGGGTATTACAAAAGAGGGCGCCCGCAAACACCTGCTCAATCTTGCTAATCAGGACCTAATAGAATCTTATGCGAGAAGTGAAGGCATAGGCCGACCATCCACCTATTATTGCCTTTCACCATTAGGGCTTGCAAAATTTCCAGATAGTCATGCTGACATTACTGTACAACTCCTGCAATCCATTAAACAGGTGCTTGGTGAGAATGCCTTGGATCTATTGATCACCGACCGCGAGTCAAAAGTATATCAGAAATATATGAATGCCATATCTGATACCAGATCTATCGAAAAAAAACTTGATATTATCGCTACCAAGAGAACGGAAGAAGGATATATGGCCGAATGGAAAAAAGAAGCCGAATCTTATCTCCTCATTGAAAATCACTGTCCCATATGTGCCGCAGCAACTGAATGTCAAGGTTTTTGTCGTTCAGAACTTCGCAATTTTCAACAGCTTATCGGCCCATCATATTCGATCAGCAGAATAGAATACATTATCGAAAATGGTTCCCGTTGCACTTACCGCATAACGGAAAGAAAATAA
- a CDS encoding superoxide dismutase: MSKFQLPDLSYAYGALEPYFDRETMTIHHQKHHQAYVDNLNKAVVGTGAEGIELQDILAEVSQYSPAIRNNAGGHYNHSLFWQILSATPKTVPTGKLAKEIDATFGSLDELKTRIKNAGLGQFGSGWSWLYIKYNGTLDVVATPNQDNPLMDTQLTSRGVPILGVDVWEHAYYLKYQNKRADYLDAFWSVLDWSAVEKQYEEVIDKLI, translated from the coding sequence ATGAGCAAATTTCAATTACCAGATTTATCATATGCCTATGGGGCACTTGAACCTTATTTTGATCGGGAGACAATGACGATTCATCATCAAAAACATCATCAGGCCTATGTTGATAATTTAAATAAAGCCGTAGTCGGTACAGGTGCTGAAGGTATTGAATTGCAGGATATCCTGGCGGAGGTGAGCCAATATAGCCCAGCTATTCGCAACAATGCCGGAGGGCACTACAATCATTCCTTGTTTTGGCAAATTTTATCTGCAACACCGAAAACAGTACCTACTGGAAAGTTGGCAAAGGAAATAGATGCAACTTTTGGTTCCTTAGATGAGTTGAAAACAAGGATAAAAAACGCAGGACTCGGACAATTTGGTTCTGGATGGTCTTGGCTTTATATTAAATACAATGGTACTTTGGATGTAGTAGCGACGCCCAATCAGGATAATCCTTTGATGGATACCCAATTGACGAGTAGGGGTGTGCCTATCTTGGGTGTTGATGTATGGGAGCATGCCTATTATTTGAAATATCAGAATAAAAGAGCAGACTATTTGGATGCGTTTTGGTCTGTCTTAGATTGGTCCGCCGTCGAAAAGCAGTACGAAGAAGTGATCGATAAATTGATTTAA